A single region of the Hymenobacter siberiensis genome encodes:
- a CDS encoding c-type cytochrome, translated as MKPSEERVQQLPHLVRLLMLLTAAVVLVLVVVLTKLYGPPAASTPVVVEDEATQGPPPAGSYHRPATAAPDTALIPRTAAGRQIRYGRELIANTAQYLGPQGTVVHLTNGMNCQNCHLQAGTQGFANNYLAVAATYPKLRARSGQVESIDKRVNDCLERSLNGRALADSSREMRAIVAYVKWLGQDIPKGKKVYGTGFLKLAYLDRATDPVIGKAVFASKCQSCHGTTGQGQPLADGCGYQYPPLWGPHSYNDGAGLFRVTNLAKYVKAVMPYGATFDHPQLTNKQAWDVAAFVNSQPRPHLKTMHDWPDISKKPVDHPFGPYADAFSVQQHKFGPWQPIEAAHPGKSN; from the coding sequence ATGAAACCCTCGGAAGAACGGGTGCAACAGCTGCCCCACCTGGTGCGCCTGCTGATGCTGCTGACGGCGGCCGTGGTGCTGGTTCTAGTGGTGGTGCTCACCAAGCTCTATGGGCCGCCGGCCGCGTCCACGCCCGTGGTGGTAGAGGACGAGGCCACGCAGGGCCCGCCGCCGGCCGGCAGCTACCACCGCCCCGCTACCGCGGCCCCCGATACGGCCCTGATTCCGCGCACGGCCGCCGGCCGCCAGATTCGCTACGGCCGCGAGCTGATTGCTAATACGGCGCAGTACCTGGGGCCGCAGGGCACAGTAGTTCATCTCACCAACGGCATGAACTGCCAGAACTGCCACCTGCAGGCGGGTACCCAGGGCTTCGCTAACAACTACCTGGCCGTGGCGGCCACCTACCCCAAGCTCCGCGCCCGCTCGGGCCAAGTGGAGAGCATCGATAAGCGCGTGAACGACTGCCTGGAGCGCAGCCTCAACGGGCGGGCGCTGGCCGACAGCAGCCGCGAGATGCGCGCCATTGTGGCCTACGTTAAGTGGCTGGGTCAGGACATTCCTAAAGGAAAAAAGGTGTACGGCACGGGCTTCCTCAAGCTGGCCTACCTCGACCGAGCTACCGACCCGGTGATTGGCAAAGCCGTGTTCGCCAGCAAGTGCCAGAGCTGCCACGGAACCACTGGCCAGGGCCAGCCGCTGGCCGACGGCTGCGGCTACCAGTACCCGCCGCTGTGGGGGCCGCACAGCTACAACGACGGCGCGGGCCTGTTCCGGGTCACCAACCTAGCCAAGTATGTGAAAGCGGTCATGCCCTACGGCGCCACCTTCGACCACCCGCAGCTCACCAACAAGCAGGCCTGGGACGTGGCGGCTTTCGTGAACTCGCAGCCCCGCCCGCACCTGAAAACCATGCACGACTGGCCCGACATCAGCAAGAAGCCGGTGGACCATCCCTTCGGGCCCTACGCCGATGCGTTTTCGGTACAGCAGCACAAATTCGGACCGTGGCAGCCCATTGAGGCCGCCCACCCCGGCAAAAGCAACTAA
- a CDS encoding DUF6691 family protein, with protein sequence MKYFKYLVLGTLFGIILTKSEVISWFRIQEMFRFQAFHMYGVIGSAVVVGMISIQLIKRNRLKSIDGEPIVLADKKFNHGIWIGGFIFGLGWAITGACPGPLFAQLGSGVGAAAVMIVAALAGTWTYSALREKLPY encoded by the coding sequence ATGAAATACTTTAAATACCTGGTGCTGGGCACCTTGTTCGGCATCATCCTCACCAAAAGCGAAGTCATCAGCTGGTTCCGGATTCAGGAGATGTTCCGCTTTCAGGCCTTCCATATGTACGGCGTCATCGGCTCGGCCGTCGTGGTGGGCATGATTTCGATTCAGCTCATCAAGCGCAACCGACTGAAAAGCATCGACGGCGAGCCCATTGTGCTCGCCGACAAGAAATTCAACCACGGCATCTGGATTGGCGGCTTCATCTTCGGCTTGGGCTGGGCCATTACCGGCGCCTGCCCCGGCCCCCTGTTTGCCCAGCTGGGCAGCGGCGTGGGCGCGGCGGCCGTGATGATTGTGGCGGCCCTGGCCGGCACCTGGACCTATAGCGCCCTGCGCGAAAAGCTGCCTTACTAA
- a CDS encoding class I SAM-dependent methyltransferase, with the protein MTHAADFWDARYEAEAYAYGTEPNAYFRRQLDTLPPGRLLLLAEGEGRNAVYAARKGWQVTAVDFSDEARAKAQRLAASHGVRLDYRVEDLMDLAWQQPAGYDAIGLIYAHFPPTGRQAVHTAAVASLAPGGHLLLEAFNPRQLGLSSGGPREAELLYEPAQLAADFAGLTLLENYEATVVLREGSFHAGPAQVVRLLAQRPTLATSSTELTYSI; encoded by the coding sequence ATGACGCACGCCGCCGATTTCTGGGATGCCCGCTACGAGGCCGAGGCCTATGCCTACGGCACCGAACCCAACGCCTACTTCCGCCGACAGCTCGACACGCTGCCACCCGGCCGCCTGCTACTACTGGCCGAGGGCGAAGGCCGCAACGCCGTGTACGCCGCCCGCAAGGGCTGGCAGGTCACGGCCGTGGACTTTAGCGACGAGGCCCGCGCCAAGGCCCAGCGCCTGGCCGCCAGCCATGGCGTGCGCCTCGACTACCGCGTGGAGGACCTGATGGACCTGGCCTGGCAGCAGCCAGCCGGCTACGATGCCATCGGGCTGATTTACGCCCATTTTCCGCCCACTGGGCGGCAAGCAGTGCACACCGCCGCCGTGGCCAGCCTGGCCCCCGGCGGGCACCTACTGCTGGAGGCCTTCAATCCCCGGCAGCTCGGCCTCTCGTCGGGCGGCCCGCGCGAGGCCGAGCTGCTCTACGAGCCGGCCCAGCTGGCCGCCGATTTCGCCGGCCTGACGCTGCTGGAAAACTACGAAGCCACGGTGGTGCTGCGCGAAGGCAGCTTCCACGCCGGCCCGGCCCAGGTGGTGCGCCTGCTGGCCCAGCGCCCCACCCTTGCTACCTCATCCACTGAACTCACTTACTCGATATGA
- a CDS encoding YeeE/YedE family protein: MLELLQKPWPWYVAGPLIGLTVPALLLIGNKALGISSSLRHVCAACVPAGIPFLTYNWRAEIWNLVFVLGVALGGFIGYRVMGHPDVVGISPETVHDLKTQLHLTDFSGLLPRELFSLDNLANWKGWFFLVFGGFLVGFGTRYAGGCTSGHAISGLSNLQWVSLVAVIGFFAGGLLMTWVVYPKLF, translated from the coding sequence ATGCTTGAACTTTTGCAAAAGCCCTGGCCCTGGTACGTGGCCGGGCCCCTGATTGGCCTGACTGTGCCGGCCCTGCTGCTCATCGGCAACAAGGCCCTGGGCATCAGCTCCTCGCTGCGCCATGTGTGCGCAGCCTGCGTGCCGGCCGGCATTCCCTTTCTCACCTACAACTGGCGGGCCGAAATCTGGAACCTGGTGTTCGTGTTGGGCGTGGCCCTGGGCGGCTTTATCGGCTACCGGGTGATGGGGCACCCCGACGTGGTGGGCATCTCGCCCGAAACCGTGCACGACCTCAAGACCCAGCTGCACCTCACCGATTTTTCGGGCCTGCTCCCCCGCGAGCTGTTTTCGCTTGATAACCTAGCCAACTGGAAAGGCTGGTTCTTTCTGGTATTCGGGGGCTTTCTGGTGGGCTTCGGCACGCGCTACGCCGGGGGCTGCACCTCGGGCCATGCCATTTCGGGCCTCTCGAATTTGCAGTGGGTGTCGCTGGTGGCCGTTATCGGCTTTTTCGCCGGCGGCTTGCTGATGACCTGGGTGGTTTACCCGAAGCTGTTTTAA
- a CDS encoding rhodanese-like domain-containing protein — MFGFNKSADSAFQNLTPAKFAEGLRQPDAVLVDVRRPEEFAQGHLPGAVNIEVTAPDFAQRVASLDKEAPTYVYCRSGARSASAAGQLTQAGFANVSNLLGGVLDWTEPLTTK; from the coding sequence ATGTTTGGTTTCAATAAATCTGCGGACTCCGCTTTCCAAAACCTCACCCCCGCAAAGTTTGCCGAGGGCCTGCGCCAGCCCGACGCGGTGCTCGTGGATGTGCGCCGCCCCGAAGAGTTTGCCCAGGGCCATTTGCCCGGGGCGGTGAACATCGAAGTCACCGCGCCCGACTTTGCCCAGCGCGTGGCCAGCCTCGACAAAGAAGCGCCCACCTACGTGTATTGCCGCAGCGGTGCCCGCTCCGCCAGCGCGGCCGGGCAGCTCACCCAGGCCGGTTTTGCCAATGTGAGCAACCTGCTCGGCGGCGTGCTCGACTGGACCGAGCCGCTGACGACTAAATAG
- a CDS encoding MBL fold metallo-hydrolase, with product MKIEQFEDKGLAHYSYAILSDCAREIVLVDPARDPQQYYDFAKQHDAKIVCVLETHPHADFVSSHLEIAQQTGAVIRVSKLLGAEYAHEAFDEGDSFMVGKLTFRALNTPGHSPDSVSTVLSREGKDVAVFTGDTLLIGDVGRPDLREKAGNMTAKREELAKQMYHSTREKLMTLADDVLVYPAHGAGSLCSKATNSANSSTIGAEKTGNYALRPQSEEDFVKELLADQPFIPKYFGYDVDLNKAGAPDFAPSIAKVPRLDADAPLAAGVVVVDTRPEAEFKKGHAAGAINIQQGGKFETWLGSIVGPQESFYLLAADEATLTDLIQKTAKIGYEPLIKGALVGTSSTQETMPEIDVEAFRQHPENYTIVDIRNASEVKAEPLFAGALNLPLPELRERVGEIPAGKPVVVHCAGGYRSAAGSSIVAPALPGTTVLDLGEAVESFQTAGAAH from the coding sequence ATGAAAATCGAGCAATTTGAAGACAAGGGCCTCGCCCATTATTCCTACGCCATCCTCAGTGATTGCGCCCGCGAAATCGTGTTGGTGGACCCCGCCCGCGACCCGCAGCAATACTACGATTTCGCGAAGCAGCACGACGCCAAAATCGTGTGCGTGCTCGAAACCCACCCCCACGCCGACTTCGTGTCATCGCACTTGGAAATCGCGCAGCAAACCGGCGCCGTTATTCGCGTCAGCAAGCTACTGGGAGCCGAATACGCCCACGAGGCGTTTGACGAGGGCGACTCGTTCATGGTGGGCAAGCTCACCTTCCGAGCCCTGAATACGCCCGGCCACTCACCCGATTCGGTGAGCACCGTGCTCAGCCGCGAGGGCAAAGACGTGGCCGTGTTCACGGGCGACACGCTGCTCATCGGCGACGTGGGGCGGCCCGACCTGCGCGAAAAGGCCGGCAACATGACCGCCAAGCGCGAGGAGCTGGCCAAGCAGATGTACCACAGCACCCGCGAGAAGCTAATGACACTGGCCGACGACGTGCTGGTGTACCCCGCCCACGGCGCGGGCTCGCTCTGCAGCAAGGCCACCAACTCGGCCAACAGCAGCACCATCGGGGCCGAAAAGACCGGCAACTACGCCCTGCGTCCTCAGTCGGAGGAGGACTTCGTGAAGGAGCTGCTGGCCGACCAGCCCTTCATTCCCAAATACTTCGGCTACGACGTGGACCTGAACAAGGCCGGCGCGCCCGACTTCGCCCCGAGCATCGCCAAGGTACCCCGCCTGGATGCCGATGCGCCGCTGGCAGCCGGGGTAGTGGTAGTGGATACCCGGCCCGAAGCCGAGTTCAAAAAAGGCCACGCGGCCGGGGCCATCAACATTCAGCAGGGCGGCAAGTTCGAAACCTGGCTGGGCTCCATTGTGGGGCCGCAGGAGTCGTTCTACCTGCTAGCAGCCGACGAGGCCACGCTGACGGACCTGATTCAGAAAACGGCCAAAATCGGCTACGAGCCGCTGATTAAAGGCGCGCTGGTGGGCACGTCTTCTACCCAGGAGACCATGCCCGAAATCGACGTAGAGGCCTTCCGCCAGCACCCCGAGAACTACACCATTGTGGACATCCGCAATGCCTCGGAGGTGAAAGCGGAGCCGCTGTTTGCCGGGGCCCTCAACCTGCCCCTGCCCGAGCTGCGCGAGCGGGTGGGCGAGATTCCGGCCGGCAAGCCCGTGGTGGTGCATTGCGCCGGCGGCTACCGCTCGGCAGCCGGCAGCAGCATTGTGGCCCCGGCCCTGCCCGGCACCACGGTGCTCGACCTAGGCGAGGCCGTGGAGTCCTTCCAGACGGCTGGTGCCGCCCACTAA
- a CDS encoding sulfite exporter TauE/SafE family protein, translating to MLHYLGYFAAIFIGLSLGIMGGGGSILTVPVLVYLMGVSPVLSTAYSLFVVGSTSVVGAWGYFRKGLVSLKTAVVFLIPSLASVFLVRKVLMPAIPHELFTVGNILFTKDLLVLVAFAVLMVGAAVSMIRSKQAEVVLGEELHQKHAFNYLLILGIGLVVGLLTGFVGAGGGFLIIPALVLGARLPMKLAVGTSLAIIALNSLIGFSGDLSAGTPIAWPFILGFLAFALGGIVLGTYLARFIPGAKLKPAFGWFTLAMGTFILTKELLFHHA from the coding sequence ATGCTTCACTACCTCGGTTATTTCGCCGCCATCTTTATCGGCCTCTCGCTCGGCATCATGGGCGGCGGGGGCTCCATTCTCACGGTGCCCGTGCTGGTGTACCTGATGGGCGTGAGCCCGGTGCTGAGTACGGCGTATTCGCTGTTTGTAGTAGGCAGCACCTCGGTGGTGGGCGCCTGGGGCTATTTCCGCAAGGGGCTGGTGTCGCTGAAAACGGCCGTGGTGTTTCTGATTCCCTCGCTGGCCTCGGTGTTCTTGGTGCGCAAGGTGCTGATGCCGGCCATCCCGCACGAGCTGTTCACGGTGGGCAACATCCTCTTTACCAAGGATTTGCTAGTACTGGTGGCCTTTGCGGTACTCATGGTCGGCGCGGCCGTTTCCATGATTCGCAGCAAGCAGGCCGAAGTGGTGCTGGGCGAGGAGCTGCACCAGAAGCACGCGTTCAACTACCTGCTCATTCTGGGCATTGGCCTGGTGGTGGGTCTGCTCACGGGTTTTGTGGGCGCGGGGGGCGGCTTCCTCATCATTCCGGCCCTGGTGCTGGGCGCACGCCTGCCCATGAAGCTGGCCGTGGGCACCTCCCTGGCCATTATTGCCCTCAACTCGCTCATCGGCTTCAGCGGCGATTTGAGCGCGGGCACGCCCATTGCGTGGCCCTTTATCCTTGGTTTTCTGGCCTTTGCCCTCGGCGGCATCGTGCTGGGCACCTACCTGGCCCGCTTCATTCCAGGGGCCAAGCTCAAGCCCGCTTTCGGCTGGTTCACGCTGGCCATGGGCACGTTTATTCTCACCAAGGAGCTACTGTTTCATCACGCTTAA
- a CDS encoding ArsR/SmtB family transcription factor, which yields MTLLASPAAIDMGLSIEKMEKVAFILKTTAHPTRIAIVQLLAAQESLSVTEISDKLSVEQSLLSHHLSGMKLKGILSSTREGKNIYYSLKMREVIDVIQCLAGCTFL from the coding sequence ATGACACTTCTCGCTTCCCCTGCTGCCATTGATATGGGCCTCTCCATCGAGAAGATGGAGAAAGTGGCCTTCATTCTCAAAACCACGGCCCACCCTACGCGCATCGCCATCGTGCAGCTGCTGGCCGCGCAGGAAAGCCTGTCGGTCACAGAAATCAGCGACAAGCTGAGCGTGGAGCAGAGCCTGCTCTCGCACCACCTCTCGGGCATGAAGCTCAAGGGCATTCTGAGCAGCACCCGCGAGGGCAAGAACATTTACTACTCGCTGAAAATGCGGGAGGTGATTGACGTGATTCAGTGCCTGGCCGGCTGCACCTTTTTGTAA
- a CDS encoding TlpA family protein disulfide reductase has translation MNRKTLTSWLPLALFALVMLSPLRPIVLGGLQRGLLATGLMKADVPVAPANEMPVVLTGGSAYPHNLPMTTLDGKALNLSDLKGKVVFVNLWASWCPPCRAEMPGIEALYKKVDHSKVAFVMLSLDDDVAKAQKFVKAQGYTFPVYMRTGDLPAPFDSNSIPSTVILGPDGQVAARHDGMAEYDTPEFLAALDKLAKGATR, from the coding sequence ATGAATCGAAAAACCCTCACCTCCTGGCTCCCGTTGGCCCTGTTTGCCCTCGTCATGCTTTCGCCCCTGCGGCCCATCGTGCTTGGTGGCCTGCAGCGCGGCCTGCTGGCTACCGGCCTTATGAAAGCCGACGTGCCCGTCGCGCCCGCCAACGAAATGCCGGTGGTGCTCACCGGCGGCAGCGCCTACCCCCACAACCTGCCCATGACCACCCTCGACGGCAAAGCCTTGAATCTGAGCGACCTGAAAGGCAAAGTGGTGTTCGTGAACCTCTGGGCCAGCTGGTGCCCGCCTTGCCGTGCCGAAATGCCCGGCATCGAGGCCCTCTATAAGAAGGTGGACCACTCCAAAGTGGCCTTCGTGATGCTCTCGCTCGATGATGACGTGGCCAAGGCCCAGAAGTTCGTGAAGGCCCAGGGCTACACCTTTCCCGTGTACATGCGCACCGGCGACCTGCCCGCGCCGTTCGATTCCAACTCCATCCCCTCCACCGTCATCCTTGGCCCCGATGGGCAGGTAGCGGCTCGCCACGACGGCATGGCCGAGTACGACACGCCCGAGTTCCTGGCCGCGCTGGATAAGCTGGCGAAAGGAGCAACTCGCTGA
- a CDS encoding 2-hydroxyacid dehydrogenase, translating to MTITVFSAYPFERPYLTTAAQGHHTFHFLDAALTLETAAQAAGSTAVAIFVNDDASAPVLEKLRALGVRYLLVRAAGHDNVDLPAAHRLGLRVANVPHYSPFAIAEHTLALMLALNRHLRQADAQVRRADFRLDNLVGFDLHGKTVGIIGCGTIGGTLAGLLHGFGCRLLGYDIQPDAELTRRYGLEYVSLNELCAQADVITLHAPLTPVTRHLMNAAQLARTKRGVMLINTGRGALLDTEAALKVLESGQLGYLGLDVYEHEKGLFFNDHSRQPLQDALLVRLLAHPNVLITGHQGFLTHDALTNIATTSIESLDCWLAGQPTPNELVPPPPMAIPA from the coding sequence ATGACCATCACCGTTTTCAGCGCCTACCCCTTCGAGCGCCCCTACCTCACCACCGCCGCGCAGGGCCATCACACCTTCCATTTCCTGGACGCGGCCCTGACCCTGGAAACCGCTGCCCAGGCCGCCGGCAGCACCGCCGTGGCCATATTCGTAAACGACGATGCCTCCGCGCCAGTGCTCGAAAAACTCCGGGCGCTGGGCGTGCGCTACCTGCTGGTGCGCGCCGCCGGCCACGACAACGTGGACCTGCCCGCCGCCCACCGGCTGGGCCTGCGCGTGGCCAACGTGCCGCACTACTCCCCTTTCGCCATTGCCGAGCACACCCTGGCCCTCATGCTGGCCCTGAACCGCCACCTGCGCCAGGCCGATGCCCAGGTGCGCCGCGCCGACTTCCGGCTCGACAACCTCGTGGGCTTCGATTTGCACGGCAAAACGGTGGGTATCATCGGCTGCGGCACCATCGGCGGCACGTTGGCGGGCCTGCTGCACGGCTTCGGCTGCCGATTGCTGGGCTACGACATCCAGCCCGATGCGGAGCTGACCCGGCGCTACGGCCTGGAATACGTGTCGCTGAACGAGCTGTGCGCGCAGGCCGATGTCATCACCCTACACGCCCCGCTCACGCCCGTCACCCGGCACCTAATGAACGCGGCGCAGCTGGCCCGCACCAAGCGCGGCGTTATGCTCATCAACACGGGTCGGGGCGCGCTGCTGGACACGGAGGCCGCCCTTAAGGTGCTGGAATCGGGCCAGCTGGGCTACCTGGGGCTCGATGTGTACGAGCACGAAAAAGGCCTGTTTTTCAACGACCATTCCCGGCAGCCCCTCCAGGATGCGCTGCTGGTGCGGCTGCTGGCCCACCCCAACGTGCTGATAACCGGCCACCAGGGCTTCCTGACCCACGACGCGCTGACTAACATCGCCACCACCTCCATCGAAAGCCTGGACTGCTGGCTAGCCGGGCAGCCCACACCCAACGAGCTGGTCCCGCCCCCACCAATGGCAATACCGGCCTGA
- a CDS encoding universal stress protein encodes MTPSLLILTDFFRAANKAFDYATNLARPLGARLVLLHVRRDSILDPEMFTGELSDLSKQATAMALSRVTDDLAVPVVTEIGHGRVAFAVADAVSRHHPLLVVLGRPDYSATPDELVQTTALDLLRTALYPMLIVPHTLASSTLPRRVLLAVDGEDFTIGPHAGVMRYLSRTLGVELTVLHVAPDAAADISEDEVMASVRRTGLGVDLPVPMRFRRVAAARPADGILHAAQAGDTDLVVLLARPRSFWGQLFHQSVTAEVLLHSPVPVLVLPTIA; translated from the coding sequence ATGACGCCTTCCCTGTTGATTCTCACCGACTTTTTTCGGGCCGCCAACAAGGCGTTCGACTACGCCACCAACCTGGCCCGGCCGCTTGGGGCCCGGCTGGTGCTGCTGCACGTGCGCCGCGACTCCATTCTCGACCCGGAGATGTTCACCGGCGAGCTGTCCGACCTGAGCAAGCAGGCTACGGCAATGGCCCTGAGCCGGGTAACCGATGACCTGGCCGTGCCGGTAGTGACCGAAATTGGGCACGGCCGCGTGGCCTTTGCCGTAGCCGATGCCGTGAGCCGGCACCATCCGCTGCTGGTGGTGCTGGGCCGGCCCGACTATTCGGCCACGCCCGACGAGCTGGTGCAAACCACCGCGCTCGACCTGCTGCGCACGGCACTGTACCCCATGCTCATTGTGCCGCACACACTGGCCAGCAGCACCTTGCCCCGGCGTGTGCTGCTGGCCGTCGATGGGGAGGACTTCACCATCGGCCCGCACGCCGGGGTTATGCGCTACCTGTCGCGCACCTTGGGCGTGGAGCTGACGGTGCTGCACGTAGCACCTGATGCCGCCGCCGATATTTCGGAGGACGAGGTAATGGCGTCGGTGCGGCGCACCGGGCTGGGCGTTGATTTGCCGGTGCCGATGCGCTTCCGGCGCGTGGCGGCGGCCCGCCCGGCCGACGGCATTCTGCACGCTGCCCAGGCCGGCGACACAGACCTGGTGGTGCTGCTGGCGCGGCCCCGCAGCTTCTGGGGGCAGCTGTTTCACCAAAGCGTGACGGCTGAAGTACTGCTGCACAGCCCGGTGCCGGTGCTGGTGCTCCCCACCATTGCCTGA
- a CDS encoding cation-translocating P-type ATPase encodes MDYCLTPVTDVAAALTTSPAGLDATTAGQRLAEYGPNRLADTKQKTLWQLVLHQLADVMILVLLAAAGVSVLIGEAKSAYVILAIVVLNAVIGFVQEYRADKAMEALQKMAASHAQVLRDGQPQQVLTADLVPGDVVLLEAGNVIPADVRFLETHALKVDESSLTGESGDVEKTPDALPPGDYPLGDRLNLGYKGTAVTNGRATAYVVGTGMGTELGKIAALIQTAEVVTPLQKRLGTLGKRLSVAALVVGGLFFGVGWLRGEPWENLLLVSISLAIAALPEALPALVTVSLALGAGRLMQSHALIRKLPAVETLGSVTYICTDKTGTLTLNQMTVQHLYEVPAVTLPGLADRNALLTALALNTDATCDPENQWLGDSTEVALARYAAAHDYTRPALEQQFPRLAELPFDSERRCMTTLHQTPAGVLVLTKGAAGALYKQLAGSQQASIIDLTRRVDEMAAQGYRVLAYGAKVLPVMPVDLAPAAVETGLTFLGFASLMDPPREEARQAVAECKTAGIIAVMITGDHKLTAKAIAEQLGIISSDEELVLTGPELAALDEPAFAALVEKVRVYARVDPAQKLRIIGALQARHQFVAMTGDGVNDAPALKNADIGIAMGLHGTEVAKEAAAMILLDDDFATIVEAVRHGRRIYANILKFIRYILAGSAGEIIALFCAPFFGLPVPLLAIHILWINLITDGLPGLALAYEPSEKNSMQRPPIDPRQTIFSDGLGWFILGIGLLVGGLTIGMQAWSIHRGLPHWQTMAFTVLCFSQLGMALVIRSRRESIFTLGLFSNKAMLGSVVLTVGLHLTILYVPFCNELFSTQPLTVAELGITVAVASVVFWVVEIQKLIIRRRGSDVMLQLKDKSVALLSRRAT; translated from the coding sequence ATGGACTACTGCCTGACCCCCGTGACCGACGTGGCTGCCGCGCTGACTACCTCGCCGGCCGGCCTCGACGCGACCACGGCCGGGCAGCGCCTGGCCGAGTACGGTCCCAACCGGCTGGCCGACACCAAGCAGAAAACGCTTTGGCAGCTGGTGCTGCACCAGCTGGCCGACGTGATGATTCTGGTGCTGCTGGCCGCCGCCGGGGTGTCGGTGCTCATCGGCGAAGCCAAGTCGGCCTACGTCATTCTGGCCATTGTGGTGCTGAACGCCGTCATCGGGTTTGTGCAGGAATACCGGGCCGATAAGGCCATGGAGGCCCTGCAAAAGATGGCCGCCAGCCACGCCCAGGTGCTGCGCGACGGCCAGCCGCAGCAAGTGCTCACCGCCGACCTGGTGCCCGGCGATGTGGTGCTGCTCGAAGCCGGCAACGTGATTCCGGCCGATGTGCGCTTCCTGGAAACCCACGCCCTGAAAGTGGACGAGTCGTCGCTGACCGGCGAATCCGGTGACGTGGAGAAAACGCCCGATGCGCTGCCGCCCGGCGACTACCCCCTCGGCGACCGGTTGAACCTGGGCTACAAGGGCACGGCTGTGACCAACGGCCGGGCCACGGCCTACGTGGTGGGCACCGGCATGGGCACCGAGCTGGGCAAGATTGCCGCCCTCATTCAGACCGCCGAAGTGGTGACGCCGCTGCAAAAGCGGCTGGGCACGCTGGGCAAGCGCCTGTCGGTGGCGGCGCTGGTGGTGGGCGGGCTGTTTTTTGGCGTGGGCTGGCTGCGGGGCGAGCCTTGGGAAAACCTGCTGCTGGTGTCCATCTCGCTGGCCATCGCGGCCCTGCCCGAGGCGTTGCCGGCGCTGGTTACCGTGTCGCTGGCGCTGGGCGCGGGCCGGCTCATGCAGAGCCACGCCCTCATCCGCAAGCTGCCGGCCGTGGAAACGCTGGGCTCGGTCACCTACATCTGCACCGATAAAACCGGCACCCTCACCCTGAACCAGATGACGGTGCAGCACCTCTACGAAGTGCCCGCCGTGACCCTGCCCGGCCTGGCCGACCGCAACGCCCTGCTCACGGCCCTGGCCCTGAACACCGATGCTACCTGCGACCCCGAAAACCAATGGCTGGGTGACTCGACCGAAGTCGCCCTGGCCCGGTATGCCGCCGCCCATGACTATACCCGCCCGGCGCTGGAGCAGCAGTTTCCGCGCCTGGCCGAGCTGCCCTTCGACTCGGAGCGCCGGTGCATGACCACGCTGCACCAAACCCCGGCGGGCGTGCTGGTGCTTACCAAAGGCGCGGCGGGGGCGCTGTACAAGCAGCTAGCCGGCAGCCAGCAGGCCAGTATTATCGACCTCACCCGGCGCGTGGACGAAATGGCCGCCCAGGGCTACCGGGTGCTGGCCTACGGGGCCAAAGTACTACCCGTAATGCCCGTCGACCTCGCCCCGGCCGCCGTGGAAACCGGCCTCACCTTCCTCGGCTTCGCCAGCCTGATGGACCCGCCCCGCGAGGAAGCCCGCCAGGCCGTGGCCGAGTGCAAAACGGCCGGCATTATTGCCGTCATGATTACCGGCGACCACAAGCTCACGGCCAAGGCCATTGCCGAGCAGCTGGGCATCATTTCTTCCGATGAAGAGCTGGTGCTCACCGGCCCCGAGCTGGCGGCGCTGGATGAGCCCGCCTTTGCCGCCCTGGTGGAAAAAGTGCGGGTGTACGCCCGTGTCGACCCGGCGCAGAAGCTCCGCATCATCGGTGCGCTGCAGGCCCGGCACCAGTTCGTGGCCATGACCGGCGACGGCGTGAACGACGCCCCGGCCCTCAAAAACGCCGATATCGGCATTGCCATGGGCCTGCACGGCACGGAGGTGGCCAAGGAGGCGGCAGCCATGATTCTGCTCGACGACGACTTTGCGACCATCGTGGAGGCGGTGCGGCACGGGCGGCGCATCTACGCCAACATCCTCAAGTTCATCCGCTACATTCTGGCCGGCAGCGCGGGGGAAATCATTGCCCTGTTCTGCGCGCCGTTTTTCGGCTTGCCCGTGCCGTTGCTGGCCATTCACATTCTGTGGATTAACCTGATAACCGACGGCCTGCCCGGCCTGGCCCTGGCCTACGAGCCGTCGGAAAAGAACAGCATGCAGCGCCCGCCCATCGACCCGCGCCAGACTATTTTCTCCGATGGCCTGGGCTGGTTTATTCTGGGTATCGGGCTGCTGGTGGGCGGCCTCACCATCGGCATGCAGGCCTGGTCCATTCACCGGGGCCTGCCGCACTGGCAAACGATGGCCTTCACCGTGCTCTGCTTCAGCCAGCTGGGCATGGCGCTGGTCATTCGCTCGCGGCGCGAGTCCATTTTCACCCTCGGTCTGTTTTCCAACAAGGCCATGCTGGGGTCGGTGGTGCTCACCGTGGGCCTGCACCTCACTATCTTGTACGTACCCTTCTGCAACGAGCTGTTCAGCACCCAGCCGCTCACCGTGGCCGAGCTGGGCATCACGGTGGCCGTGGCCAGCGTGGTGTTCTGGGTGGTGGAAATCCAGAAGCTCATCATTCGGCGGCGTGGGAGTGATGTGATGCTGCAACTTAAGGATAAAAGTGTCGCGTTATTATCTCGTCGTGCTACCTGA